One Halalkalicoccus sp. NIPERK01 DNA segment encodes these proteins:
- the azf gene encoding NAD-dependent glucose-6-phosphate dehydrogenase Azf — protein MDAPVLLTGSEGRVGRAILDGLSDAYEWRLLDREPPDEDPAGEFFVADILDYEDVRGAMEGVGAVIHLAGDPRPEAPWDSVLRNNIDGTHTVMQAAVDAGVEKFAFASSNHAVGAYETEARTPEIYRPDDEFLLDGRELPRPGNRYGVSKATGETLGRFFHDEHGLSVVCVRIGNLTKGHPPKDYERGQAMWLSHRDCAHLFERCLEAEYDYEIVYGISDNDRKYYSIERAREVLGYDPRDNSADYTD, from the coding sequence ATGGACGCTCCCGTCTTGCTGACCGGTTCGGAGGGACGGGTCGGCCGCGCGATTCTCGATGGGCTCTCCGACGCCTACGAGTGGCGCTTGCTCGACCGCGAACCGCCGGACGAGGACCCCGCCGGCGAGTTCTTCGTCGCCGACATCCTCGACTACGAGGACGTTCGCGGGGCGATGGAGGGCGTCGGCGCGGTGATCCACCTGGCGGGCGACCCCCGCCCGGAAGCGCCGTGGGACAGCGTCCTGCGGAACAACATCGACGGCACCCACACGGTGATGCAGGCGGCGGTCGACGCCGGCGTCGAGAAGTTCGCCTTCGCCTCCTCGAACCACGCGGTCGGGGCCTACGAGACCGAGGCGCGCACACCCGAGATCTACCGCCCGGACGACGAGTTCCTCCTCGACGGCCGCGAACTCCCCCGGCCCGGCAACCGCTACGGCGTCTCGAAGGCCACCGGCGAGACCCTCGGGCGGTTCTTCCACGACGAACACGGCCTCAGCGTCGTCTGCGTTCGGATCGGCAACCTCACGAAGGGCCACCCGCCGAAGGACTACGAGCGCGGCCAGGCGATGTGGCTCTCACACAGGGACTGTGCCCACCTGTTCGAGCGCTGTCTCGAGGCCGAGTACGACTACGAGATCGTCTACGGCATCTCCGACAACGACCGCAAGTACTACTCGATCGAGCGCGCCCGCGAGGTGCTCGGCTA